The Deltaproteobacteria bacterium genome window below encodes:
- a CDS encoding DUF4255 domain-containing protein, translating to MISHALNIVVNELNAHLAENYGAGSHQVALGNLAEGFTSGASNSGLSREKLYLSIVNIREERTLKNLPNYTRNEAALKATYENPPVFLNFLILVAATHSNYTNALLVLSRAIRYFQFRNVFTQDDVAPQSIATTTHPLNQLDRLETFKFIFDLYSPTMEEVNHLWGTLGGKQYPFALYMMRMLDLKFEAVQGEKGLITQVVRDFYHKDR from the coding sequence ATGATTTCACATGCATTGAATATCGTTGTGAACGAGTTGAATGCGCATCTTGCTGAAAATTACGGGGCTGGCTCCCACCAGGTGGCGCTCGGAAATTTAGCTGAAGGGTTTACTTCAGGCGCGAGCAATAGCGGCTTATCAAGAGAGAAGCTATATTTATCGATCGTTAATATCAGAGAAGAAAGAACCCTGAAGAATCTACCGAACTATACACGAAATGAAGCTGCACTTAAAGCCACTTATGAAAATCCGCCTGTTTTCCTTAATTTCCTGATTTTAGTGGCAGCTACTCATTCGAATTACACCAATGCGCTGCTCGTATTATCGAGGGCCATTCGTTATTTTCAGTTCAGAAATGTATTTACCCAGGACGATGTGGCTCCTCAATCAATAGCCACAACGACCCACCCGCTTAATCAGCTCGATAGATTGGAAACCTTCAAATTCATTTTTGACCTGTATTCCCCGACCATGGAGGAAGTCAACCATCTATGGGGTACGCTGGGAGGAAAGCAGTATCCTTTCGCCTTGTACATGATGAGGATGTTGGACTTGAAATTCGAGGCCGTGCAGGGCGAAAAAGGCCTGATAACGCAAGTTGTCAGGGATTTCTATCATAAGGATCGGTAA